The proteins below are encoded in one region of Defluviitalea raffinosedens:
- the ilvB gene encoding biosynthetic-type acetolactate synthase large subunit, producing the protein MQLTGSQILIECLKEQGVDTIFGYPGGSVLNIYDELYKHQHEIRHILTAHEQGAAHAADGYARATGKVGVCIATSGPGATNLVTGIATAYMDSVPMVAITGNVPVSLLGKDSFQEVDICGITMPITKHNFIVKDVKDLADTIRRAFYIAKEGRPGPVLIDIPKDVTAAKADYHYQEPKSIPVYTEYIKEKDIEEAIKIINESEKPFVYAGGGIIRADATEELLQFVEKLSAPVSCSLMGQGAFPANHKLYTGMIGMHGTKASNTAATECDLLIAIGARFSDRVVSNIERFAPNAQVIHIDIDPAEINKNIKTHHCIIGDVKEVLKILNERLENKNPNGWNKKIEELMNEYPVTYPQDDTLRPQYIIEKIYEKTQGDAIVTTEVGQHQMWTAQYYKFVKPRTFISSGGLGTMGYGTGAAIGAQLGMPDQQVIHIAGDGSFRMNCNELATITAYNIPLIIVVINNGTLGMVRQWQTMFYGGRYSATTLDRGPDFVKLAEAYGAKGYKITTKEELERALNEALSLRGPVLLDCHVDIDNKVLPMVPPGKAIEDVITEEF; encoded by the coding sequence ATGCAACTTACAGGATCGCAAATCTTAATAGAATGTTTAAAAGAGCAGGGTGTGGATACGATTTTTGGATATCCAGGAGGTTCTGTTCTAAACATCTATGATGAATTGTATAAGCATCAGCATGAGATCAGACATATTTTAACCGCTCATGAGCAAGGGGCAGCCCATGCAGCGGACGGGTATGCAAGAGCAACTGGCAAAGTAGGAGTATGTATTGCGACGTCAGGTCCTGGAGCGACCAATTTGGTTACTGGGATCGCAACAGCATATATGGATTCTGTTCCTATGGTGGCGATTACAGGGAATGTACCAGTTTCTTTATTGGGGAAAGACAGTTTCCAGGAAGTTGATATTTGTGGGATTACCATGCCGATTACAAAGCATAATTTTATTGTAAAAGATGTGAAAGACTTAGCGGATACAATAAGAAGAGCATTTTACATTGCAAAAGAAGGACGTCCGGGACCAGTTTTGATAGATATTCCAAAAGATGTGACTGCAGCAAAAGCAGACTATCATTATCAGGAACCAAAATCAATTCCTGTATATACAGAATATATAAAGGAAAAAGATATTGAAGAAGCTATTAAGATCATTAATGAATCGGAAAAGCCATTTGTGTATGCAGGGGGCGGGATCATCCGTGCTGATGCAACAGAGGAACTGCTTCAATTTGTAGAAAAGCTTAGTGCACCGGTGAGCTGCAGCCTGATGGGACAGGGGGCATTTCCTGCAAACCATAAATTGTATACAGGAATGATTGGTATGCATGGAACGAAAGCATCCAATACCGCAGCCACAGAATGTGATCTGCTCATTGCTATAGGAGCTCGTTTTAGTGACAGAGTTGTAAGCAATATAGAAAGATTTGCTCCTAATGCTCAGGTTATCCATATAGATATTGATCCGGCAGAAATCAATAAAAATATAAAAACCCATCATTGCATCATTGGTGATGTAAAAGAAGTTTTAAAAATCCTTAATGAAAGACTGGAAAATAAAAACCCTAATGGATGGAATAAAAAAATCGAAGAACTCATGAATGAGTATCCTGTAACTTATCCTCAGGATGATACTTTAAGACCCCAATATATTATAGAAAAGATTTACGAGAAGACTCAGGGAGATGCGATTGTTACTACGGAAGTAGGACAGCATCAAATGTGGACTGCTCAATATTATAAGTTTGTAAAACCACGTACCTTTATTTCTTCAGGAGGACTTGGAACCATGGGATATGGTACAGGTGCAGCCATAGGAGCACAGCTTGGAATGCCGGATCAGCAGGTGATTCATATTGCAGGGGACGGAAGCTTCAGAATGAATTGCAATGAATTGGCTACTATCACCGCCTATAATATACCATTAATCATTGTTGTTATTAATAATGGAACCCTTGGTATGGTTCGTCAGTGGCAAACGATGTTTTACGGAGGCAGATATTCTGCAACTACATTAGATAGAGGTCCGGATTTTGTAAAACTGGCAGAAGCCTATGGCGCTAAAGGTTATAAAATTACAACCAAAGAAGAACTGGAAAGGGCTCTGAATGAAGCCTTGAGTTTAAGGGGACCCGTACTTTTGGATTGTCATGTGGATATAGACAATAAAGTTCTTCCAATGGTACCTCCGGGAAAAGCTATTGAAGATGTTATTACAGAAGAATTTTAA
- the ilvE gene encoding branched-chain-amino-acid transaminase translates to MSDELIIYLDGEYVKKSEAKISVFDHGVLYGDGVFEGIRAYNGRIFKCKEHIDRIYAAAKAIMLEIPMTKDEMKEVLLETCRRNNLRDAYIRLVVTRGTGDLGLSPTKCPKPTVFCIASTITLYPPEMYEKGMPVITAAQRRNKATIVDPQVKSLNYLNNILAKIEANRAGVPEAIMLNHDGIVAECTGDNIFIVKDGVIYTPPIHVGILDGITRRTVIDLAKEMGIEVYEKEFTLFNVYNADECFLTGTAAEAIAVTQVDGRVIGDGVAGPITKKLLEAFQVYANSHGEPIYN, encoded by the coding sequence ATGTCCGATGAATTAATCATTTATTTAGATGGAGAATATGTAAAGAAATCAGAAGCAAAAATATCCGTATTTGACCATGGGGTATTATATGGAGACGGCGTATTTGAAGGTATTCGCGCTTACAATGGGCGAATTTTTAAGTGCAAGGAACATATCGACAGAATTTATGCAGCTGCAAAAGCTATTATGTTAGAGATTCCTATGACCAAAGATGAAATGAAAGAAGTTTTACTTGAAACCTGCAGAAGAAACAATTTAAGGGATGCATATATCCGATTGGTTGTAACCAGGGGAACAGGAGATTTAGGGCTTAGTCCTACAAAATGCCCAAAACCTACAGTATTCTGCATAGCTTCTACGATCACCTTGTATCCTCCGGAAATGTACGAAAAAGGAATGCCAGTGATTACTGCTGCTCAGCGCAGAAATAAGGCAACCATTGTTGATCCTCAGGTAAAATCTTTAAATTATTTAAATAATATTTTGGCAAAAATAGAAGCTAACCGTGCCGGAGTGCCTGAAGCTATCATGCTTAATCATGATGGAATCGTAGCAGAATGTACAGGAGACAATATTTTCATTGTAAAAGATGGTGTGATTTATACGCCTCCTATTCATGTAGGTATATTAGACGGAATTACAAGAAGAACAGTCATAGACCTGGCAAAAGAAATGGGTATCGAAGTTTATGAAAAAGAATTTACATTATTTAATGTATACAATGCAGATGAATGTTTCTTAACGGGAACAGCCGCAGAAGCTATTGCTGTAACTCAGGTGGATGGCAGAGTGATTGGGGATGGTGTAGCAGGACCTATTACAAAGAAACTGCTTGAAGCATTCCAAGTTTATGCAAATAGCCACGGAGAGCCAATTTATAACTAA
- the cimA gene encoding citramalate synthase, with product MKRMANKITIFDSTLRDGAQAEGISFSVEDKLKIVKTLDEFGVAYIEAGNPGSNPKDLEFFDRVKKIHLKNAKIAAFGSTRRRGISVEEDSNVQSLLTADTPVVVIFGKSWDFHVTDIIKTSLEENLEMIKETLRFFKEKGKEVIFDAEHFFDGYKANPDYAMAALAAAVEGGADCIVLCETNGGAFPDEVYEITKKVVETFKVPVGIHPHNDGGMAVANAIMAVKAGATHVQGTFIGFGERCGNVNLSTVIGNLQLKKKLECVPQEQMVNLTQTARRIAEIANVTLSDSMPYVGKSAFAHKGGMHIDGVSKASHSFEHVNPELVGNERRFLMSEVAGRSTILSKIQKVNPDVTKDSPETKLIIDRLKELEHLGYQFEGAESTFELIIRKQLGKYRPFFELDHFKIIGEHPAGNEDFSSSAMVKVKVDGKAEITAAEGDGPVNALDKALRKALEVFYPNLKDVHLTDYKVRVLDTKEATAAKVRVLIESTDGEDIWTTVGVSTDIIEASWIALVDSIEYKLIKDIEKKFKPYL from the coding sequence ATGAAGCGAATGGCGAATAAAATCACTATTTTTGATTCTACATTAAGAGATGGTGCTCAGGCAGAAGGAATTTCCTTTTCTGTAGAAGATAAATTAAAAATTGTAAAGACGCTGGATGAGTTTGGAGTTGCCTATATTGAAGCAGGCAACCCCGGCTCAAATCCTAAAGATTTGGAGTTTTTTGATAGAGTTAAAAAGATTCATTTGAAGAATGCAAAAATAGCGGCTTTTGGAAGTACAAGAAGAAGAGGTATATCTGTTGAAGAAGATAGCAATGTCCAGTCACTGCTTACTGCAGATACGCCGGTTGTTGTGATATTCGGGAAAAGCTGGGATTTTCATGTGACGGATATTATTAAAACATCTTTGGAAGAAAATTTGGAGATGATTAAAGAAACCTTAAGATTCTTCAAAGAAAAAGGCAAAGAAGTGATCTTTGATGCAGAACATTTCTTTGACGGATATAAAGCTAATCCGGATTATGCGATGGCAGCACTGGCTGCTGCAGTGGAAGGCGGAGCAGATTGTATTGTTCTTTGTGAAACCAATGGCGGCGCATTTCCTGATGAAGTCTATGAAATTACCAAAAAAGTAGTGGAAACTTTTAAAGTACCTGTTGGAATCCATCCTCATAATGACGGAGGTATGGCAGTTGCCAATGCGATCATGGCAGTAAAAGCCGGAGCTACTCATGTTCAAGGAACTTTTATAGGATTTGGAGAGCGATGTGGTAATGTTAATCTCTCCACTGTTATAGGAAATCTTCAACTTAAGAAAAAACTTGAATGCGTACCCCAGGAACAGATGGTCAATCTTACTCAAACCGCAAGAAGAATAGCAGAAATTGCCAATGTTACTTTAAGTGATAGTATGCCTTATGTTGGCAAGAGTGCATTTGCACATAAAGGTGGTATGCACATTGACGGGGTTTCTAAGGCCAGTCATTCCTTTGAACATGTTAATCCTGAACTGGTTGGAAATGAAAGAAGATTTTTGATGTCGGAAGTTGCAGGCAGAAGCACAATCTTATCTAAAATACAGAAGGTTAATCCTGACGTTACGAAGGATTCACCAGAAACAAAGCTGATTATTGACCGGTTAAAAGAATTAGAACATTTGGGATATCAATTTGAAGGGGCAGAAAGTACCTTCGAACTCATCATTCGTAAACAACTCGGAAAATATAGACCATTCTTTGAATTAGATCACTTCAAGATTATCGGCGAACATCCTGCAGGAAATGAAGATTTCAGCTCTTCAGCTATGGTTAAAGTTAAAGTTGATGGTAAAGCTGAAATCACTGCAGCAGAGGGCGATGGTCCAGTTAATGCTTTAGATAAAGCTTTAAGAAAAGCATTAGAAGTATTTTATCCTAATCTTAAAGACGTTCATCTTACAGATTATAAGGTAAGGGTATTAGATACCAAAGAAGCTACTGCTGCAAAGGTTAGAGTATTGATTGAATCTACCGATGGAGAGGACATTTGGACGACTGTAGGCGTATCCACAGATATTATTGAAGCCAGCTGGATTGCGCTGGTAGATTCCATTGAGTATAAACTTATTAAAGATATTGAAAAGAAATTTAAACCATATTTATGA
- the leuC gene encoding 3-isopropylmalate dehydratase large subunit has protein sequence MGMTMTQKILAAHAGLESVVAGQLIEARLDLVLGNDVTTPVAVKEFKKIGVDQVFDKAKVAIVPDHFTPNKDIKAAEQCKFIREFARDTEIENYFEVGEMGIEHALIPEKGLVVPGDVVIGADSHTCTYGALGAFSTGIGSTDMAAGMATGKAWFKVPSALKFVLKGKLQKWVSGKDVILHIIGMIGVDGALYKSMEFVGDGIKNLSMDDRFTMANMAIEAGAKNGIFPVDEKTLEYVKAHSTKEYTIYEADEDAEYDAVYEIDLSTIRPTVAFPHLPENTRTIDEVGDVKIDQVVIGSCTNGRMEDLRIAASILRGKKVAKGVRVIVFPGTQNIYLQALEEGLVKDFVEAGAVFSTPTCGPCLGGHMGILAKGERAIATTNRNFVGRMGHPESEVYLASPAVAAASALTGKITNPEEIA, from the coding sequence ATGGGAATGACAATGACTCAGAAAATATTGGCTGCCCACGCAGGTCTTGAAAGTGTAGTAGCAGGCCAACTGATCGAGGCACGTTTAGACCTGGTACTTGGAAATGACGTAACCACACCGGTTGCTGTAAAGGAATTTAAAAAAATTGGAGTAGATCAAGTATTCGATAAAGCAAAAGTGGCAATTGTACCCGACCATTTTACACCGAACAAAGACATAAAAGCGGCAGAACAATGCAAATTCATCCGAGAATTTGCCCGTGATACGGAAATAGAAAACTATTTTGAAGTAGGAGAAATGGGAATAGAGCATGCTCTTATCCCAGAAAAAGGTTTAGTTGTACCTGGAGATGTAGTGATCGGTGCAGATTCCCATACCTGTACGTATGGAGCACTTGGAGCTTTCTCAACAGGGATCGGAAGCACAGACATGGCAGCGGGTATGGCAACAGGTAAAGCATGGTTTAAAGTACCTTCTGCGCTTAAATTTGTTCTTAAAGGAAAATTGCAAAAATGGGTAAGCGGTAAAGATGTAATTCTCCACATTATCGGCATGATTGGCGTAGATGGTGCATTATATAAATCTATGGAATTTGTTGGAGATGGTATCAAAAATCTTTCTATGGATGATCGCTTTACCATGGCGAATATGGCGATTGAAGCCGGAGCCAAAAATGGTATTTTCCCTGTAGATGAAAAAACATTGGAATATGTCAAAGCGCATTCTACAAAAGAATATACAATTTATGAAGCAGACGAAGATGCAGAATATGATGCGGTATACGAAATAGACCTTAGTACCATTCGTCCGACTGTAGCATTCCCGCATCTTCCAGAGAATACTCGTACCATTGATGAAGTAGGAGATGTCAAAATAGATCAAGTGGTTATCGGGTCTTGTACCAACGGACGTATGGAAGATTTAAGAATTGCTGCAAGTATTTTAAGAGGAAAGAAAGTGGCAAAAGGCGTTCGTGTAATTGTATTCCCAGGAACACAAAATATTTATCTTCAAGCTTTAGAAGAAGGATTGGTTAAAGATTTCGTTGAAGCTGGTGCAGTATTCAGTACGCCTACCTGTGGACCTTGTCTTGGAGGACACATGGGAATACTTGCTAAAGGCGAAAGGGCTATTGCGACGACTAACAGAAACTTTGTAGGCCGTATGGGACATCCAGAGTCCGAAGTTTACTTAGCAAGTCCTGCAGTGGCAGCTGCATCCGCACTGACAGGTAAAATCACTAATCCGGAAGAGATTGCGTAA
- the leuB gene encoding 3-isopropylmalate dehydrogenase encodes MNFNIATIPGDGIGPDIIEQTVLVLNRIGEKFGHTFHFTEVLAGGAAIDATGEPLPQETIDICKKSDSVLLGAVGGPKWDNLPGDRRPEKALLGLRGELGLFANLRPALLHKALKDACPLKPEIIGDGLDILVVRELTGGIYFGERGRRTGKFGEEAYDTETYSVHEVERIARVGFESAMKRNKKVTSVDKANILESSRLWRSVVEKVAKDYPEVELNHMYVDNAAMQLVRNPRQFDVIITSNMFGDILSDEASMITGSIGMLPSASLGEGTLGMYEPIHGSAPDIAGQDKANPIATILSAAMMLRYSFNLEKEAACVEEAVTKVLEQNYRTGDIMSDGMKLVGTREMGQLIINAL; translated from the coding sequence ATGAATTTTAATATAGCTACTATTCCTGGAGACGGAATTGGTCCAGATATTATAGAGCAAACCGTATTGGTATTAAACAGAATTGGAGAAAAGTTCGGACACACATTTCATTTTACAGAAGTATTGGCAGGAGGGGCAGCAATCGATGCAACAGGCGAACCTCTTCCGCAAGAAACCATAGACATTTGTAAAAAAAGTGATTCTGTATTGCTTGGGGCTGTGGGAGGACCAAAATGGGATAATCTTCCCGGAGACAGAAGACCTGAAAAAGCCCTTTTAGGACTTAGAGGAGAATTAGGCCTTTTTGCAAACCTTCGACCAGCTTTGCTTCACAAAGCATTAAAGGATGCTTGTCCTCTAAAGCCTGAAATTATAGGAGACGGGCTGGATATTTTGGTAGTTCGCGAATTAACTGGTGGTATTTATTTTGGTGAAAGAGGAAGAAGAACTGGGAAATTTGGAGAAGAAGCTTACGATACAGAAACTTATTCTGTTCATGAAGTAGAACGCATTGCCAGAGTAGGTTTTGAATCTGCAATGAAAAGAAATAAAAAAGTAACCAGTGTGGATAAAGCAAATATCTTGGAATCTTCAAGACTTTGGAGATCCGTAGTGGAAAAAGTTGCAAAAGATTATCCGGAAGTTGAGCTTAATCATATGTATGTAGACAATGCTGCCATGCAGCTGGTAAGAAATCCAAGACAATTTGACGTGATTATTACAAGCAATATGTTTGGGGATATTTTATCCGATGAAGCCAGCATGATCACAGGTTCCATAGGTATGCTGCCTTCTGCCAGCTTAGGAGAAGGAACCCTTGGAATGTATGAACCGATACATGGCTCAGCGCCTGATATTGCAGGACAGGATAAAGCAAACCCAATAGCGACCATTCTATCAGCAGCTATGATGCTTCGTTATTCCTTCAATTTGGAAAAAGAGGCAGCTTGCGTTGAGGAAGCAGTAACCAAAGTATTAGAGCAAAACTATCGCACAGGAGACATCATGAGCGACGGAATGAAACTGGTTGGAACGAGAGAAATGGGTCAATTGATCATTAATGCACTTTAA
- the ilvD gene encoding dihydroxy-acid dehydratase gives MRSDRAKKGLERAPHRSLFKAMGYTDEEINQPLIGIVNAQNEIIPGHIHLDTIAEAVKAGVRMGGGTPIEFPVIGVCDGIAMGHIGMHYSLVSRELIADSIETMAMAHGFDALVMIPNCDKIVPGMLMAAARLNIPTVVVSGGPMLPGNVEGKRMSLTDVFEAVGAVKAGKMTEEELLKCEESACQSCGSCSGMFTANSMNCLTEVLGMGLPGNGTIPAVYSERIRLAKQAGMTVMKLLEKDIKPRDIMTKEAFYNALTVDMALGCSTNSMLHLPAIAYEAGVELNLEIANEISARTPNLCKLAPAGHNFIVDLYEAGGVQAVMKELSKKDLLNLSLITVTGKTVGENIASAVNKNPNIIRPIDNPYSPTGGIAVLKGNLAPDGCVVKRSAVAEEMLQHKGPARVFDSEEEATAAIFAGKINKGDVVVIRYEGPKGGPGMREMLTPTSSLAGMGLDKDVALITDGRFSGATRGASIGHVSPEAAEGGPIAFVKEGDIISIDMINGNIELEVSDEELQRRKENWIPPEPKIKTGYLARYAKLVSSASTGGVLKY, from the coding sequence ATGAGAAGCGATCGTGCCAAGAAGGGACTGGAAAGAGCACCCCATCGGTCTTTGTTTAAAGCGATGGGTTATACAGATGAAGAAATCAATCAACCTTTGATTGGTATAGTGAATGCACAGAATGAAATAATTCCAGGACATATCCATCTGGATACCATTGCAGAGGCTGTAAAAGCAGGCGTGCGAATGGGCGGAGGCACCCCTATAGAATTTCCGGTAATCGGGGTATGTGATGGTATTGCCATGGGGCATATAGGAATGCACTATTCCCTTGTATCAAGAGAACTTATTGCCGATTCTATTGAAACGATGGCAATGGCCCATGGTTTTGACGCCTTAGTGATGATCCCCAACTGTGATAAGATTGTCCCGGGAATGCTTATGGCAGCAGCCAGACTCAATATTCCTACCGTCGTAGTCAGCGGAGGGCCAATGCTTCCAGGAAATGTGGAAGGAAAGAGAATGAGCTTAACAGATGTATTTGAAGCTGTAGGTGCGGTTAAAGCGGGTAAAATGACGGAAGAAGAACTCCTTAAGTGTGAAGAATCTGCTTGCCAAAGCTGTGGTTCCTGTTCCGGTATGTTTACGGCTAACAGCATGAACTGCTTAACGGAAGTATTGGGCATGGGATTGCCGGGAAACGGAACAATTCCTGCAGTATATTCAGAACGCATCCGCCTGGCTAAACAAGCTGGTATGACCGTAATGAAACTTTTAGAAAAGGATATAAAGCCAAGGGATATTATGACCAAAGAAGCATTTTACAATGCTCTGACAGTAGATATGGCTCTGGGTTGCAGTACCAACAGTATGCTTCATCTTCCGGCTATTGCCTATGAAGCAGGTGTTGAACTGAATTTAGAAATTGCTAATGAAATTAGTGCGAGAACACCAAATCTGTGCAAACTGGCTCCTGCAGGTCATAATTTCATTGTGGATCTATATGAAGCAGGCGGTGTTCAGGCTGTAATGAAGGAATTGTCTAAAAAGGATTTATTAAACTTATCTTTAATCACAGTAACAGGGAAAACTGTGGGAGAAAATATTGCTTCAGCAGTGAATAAAAACCCCAATATTATCCGACCGATTGATAATCCTTACAGTCCAACAGGAGGTATTGCCGTATTAAAGGGTAATTTAGCTCCTGACGGATGTGTTGTAAAACGTTCTGCTGTTGCAGAAGAAATGCTGCAGCATAAGGGACCAGCCAGGGTGTTTGATTCCGAAGAAGAAGCTACCGCAGCAATATTTGCCGGAAAAATCAATAAGGGAGATGTCGTTGTGATCCGCTACGAAGGCCCTAAAGGAGGTCCGGGCATGAGGGAAATGCTTACACCTACCTCTTCACTGGCTGGTATGGGCCTTGATAAAGATGTTGCTCTGATTACAGATGGAAGATTCAGTGGTGCGACAAGAGGGGCTTCTATAGGGCACGTATCTCCTGAAGCAGCTGAAGGCGGCCCAATAGCTTTCGTAAAAGAAGGAGACATTATTTCCATAGATATGATCAACGGAAACATAGAGTTAGAAGTATCTGATGAAGAACTTCAAAGAAGAAAAGAAAACTGGATACCTCCAGAACCAAAAATCAAAACCGGTTATCTTGCAAGATATGCAAAATTGGTTTCGTCTGCAAGTACAGGAGGAGTATTAAAGTATTAA
- the leuD gene encoding 3-isopropylmalate dehydratase small subunit, with protein MKARGRIFKYGDNVDTDVIIPARYLNTSDPQELAKHCMEDIDSTFAQKVQKGDIIVADKNFGCGSSREHAPIAIKASGVSCVIASTFARIFYRNAINIGLPILECEEAVKGIDAGDEVEIDFSTGTITNLTKNETYQAQAFPEFMQKIIAAEGLINYIKKDLA; from the coding sequence ATGAAAGCACGAGGAAGAATATTTAAGTACGGAGATAACGTAGATACAGATGTAATTATTCCAGCGCGTTATTTAAACACATCTGATCCACAAGAATTAGCGAAACACTGTATGGAAGATATAGACAGTACCTTTGCTCAAAAAGTACAAAAAGGAGACATTATCGTTGCCGATAAAAACTTTGGCTGCGGGTCTTCAAGAGAGCATGCCCCTATTGCGATTAAAGCTTCAGGAGTGTCCTGCGTTATTGCAAGTACCTTTGCAAGAATCTTTTATCGCAATGCCATTAACATAGGGCTTCCGATTTTGGAATGTGAAGAAGCTGTAAAAGGAATCGATGCGGGCGATGAAGTGGAAATTGATTTCAGTACAGGTACGATCACCAATTTAACAAAGAATGAGACTTATCAGGCTCAGGCATTCCCTGAATTCATGCAAAAAATTATCGCTGCAGAAGGCTTGATTAATTATATTAAAAAAGACTTGGCATAA